A single genomic interval of Falsibacillus albus harbors:
- the pdxR gene encoding MocR-like pyridoxine biosynthesis transcription factor PdxR: MEKTIMLPPIIFKEGQALYDQLYTHIRDEITSGSIPPGSKLPSIRKLSTQLNISKTTVEHAYGQLLAEGYTVSREKSGIYVEKIDTSFFRGIQHEDDAGSPIAPPDTGVKYDFHYSRINHDSFPLKDFERAQKWAFSQFEHFQYGDHFGYAPLRRMLSVYLRNTRGVQSNPEQIIIGSGTRYLISLLVHLLDLTTEEVGYENPGFDGVREYLKWAGVPIAPIQVDEDGISLEKLTHINPKVVYTTPAHQFPTGAIMPIKRRVELLQWANEQSAYIFEDDFDGEFRYSGRPIPSLQSLDKQERVIYLGSFSKALTPALRISFMVLPPHLLKRLQRNERSIGQTSSTIMQAALYHFINEGFWHRHLNRVRNEYVKRYYLLHTELQRGFPENSKVIATDAGFHMLLKLPGMNEDQIVDHALKRGVKVYPTAAYWEGNEKAPRDTILLGFGGLNERDLSAGIAILRDVVKELKA, from the coding sequence ATGGAGAAAACAATTATGCTCCCGCCGATCATTTTCAAGGAAGGGCAAGCGCTTTATGATCAACTTTATACACACATTCGCGACGAAATCACATCCGGCAGCATCCCACCAGGATCAAAGCTGCCTTCGATCAGAAAGCTATCGACACAGCTGAATATCAGTAAGACGACGGTTGAACATGCATATGGCCAGCTTCTTGCTGAGGGGTACACCGTCAGCAGGGAGAAGAGCGGGATTTATGTTGAAAAGATCGATACGAGCTTTTTCCGTGGAATTCAACATGAAGACGATGCGGGTTCGCCAATCGCGCCGCCTGATACAGGCGTGAAATATGATTTCCACTACAGTCGGATCAACCATGATTCCTTCCCGTTGAAGGATTTTGAAAGAGCGCAAAAATGGGCATTTTCACAGTTTGAGCATTTTCAATATGGCGACCACTTTGGTTATGCTCCGTTAAGGAGGATGCTGAGTGTATACCTTCGCAACACGAGAGGGGTCCAATCGAATCCAGAGCAAATCATCATCGGTTCCGGTACGAGGTATTTGATCAGCTTGCTTGTCCATTTGCTTGATTTGACGACAGAGGAGGTAGGATACGAAAATCCTGGATTTGACGGTGTTCGTGAATACCTCAAATGGGCTGGGGTACCAATCGCGCCAATCCAGGTGGATGAAGATGGAATTTCATTGGAGAAACTGACTCATATTAATCCAAAAGTGGTCTACACCACACCGGCGCACCAATTTCCCACAGGTGCCATCATGCCGATCAAAAGAAGGGTAGAGCTGCTGCAGTGGGCAAATGAGCAGTCTGCTTATATATTTGAGGATGACTTCGATGGGGAATTCAGGTATTCGGGACGGCCCATCCCCAGTCTGCAAAGCCTGGACAAACAGGAGAGGGTCATTTATTTAGGGAGCTTCTCCAAAGCACTTACACCAGCACTTCGCATTTCTTTCATGGTCCTGCCCCCACACTTATTGAAGAGGCTGCAGCGCAATGAACGGTCAATTGGACAAACGAGTTCGACCATCATGCAGGCTGCACTATACCATTTTATTAACGAAGGGTTTTGGCACCGGCATTTGAACAGAGTACGGAATGAATATGTAAAGAGGTATTACCTGCTTCATACGGAACTACAGCGAGGATTTCCAGAGAACTCAAAGGTCATCGCAACGGACGCGGGCTTCCATATGCTGTTGAAGCTGCCTGGGATGAATGAAGATCAAATAGTTGATCATGCGTTAAAAAGAGGCGTAAAGGTCTACCCGACCGCCGCGTATTGGGAAGGAAATGAAAAAGCTCCACGCGACACAATACTCCTTGGATTCGGGGGACTGAACGAACGCGACTTAAGTGCCGGGATTGCTATTCTTCGGGATGTGGTAAAAGAATTGAAAGCATGA